Proteins from one Monodelphis domestica isolate mMonDom1 chromosome 6, mMonDom1.pri, whole genome shotgun sequence genomic window:
- the LOC100023218 gene encoding olfactory receptor 8K3-like, whose product MEEMDNWNKTKWTRVTEFILRGITDLPELQIPLFIVFLIIYTVTALGNLGLIILTKIDSRLKTPMYFFLRNLAFIDLGYSTAIGPKMLGNFVMERNTISYAGCATQLVVFITFIISELFMLSVMAYDRYVAICNPLLYMVIMSDRLCCLLVAIPYLYSTSLALVTTIKIFNSSSWKSNVISHFYCDSLPLLSILWNDAKDVELIILSLSAVNLVSSLVVVLLSYALILVAILRMNSAEGRRKAFSTCGSHLTVVVVFYSTLTFMYLQPKSSHSFDTDKMASVFYTLVIPMLNPLIYSLRNKEVKGALKKVLENRFKCVL is encoded by the coding sequence ATGGAAGAAATGGATAATTGGAATAAAACTAAATGGACTCGAGTAACTGAATTCATTCTCAGGGGCATCACAGATCTTCCTGAACTACAGATTCCCCTATTTATAGTGTTCCTCATCATCTACACAGTGACAGCTCTGGGTAATCTGGGCCTGATTATCTTGACCAAAATTGATTCTCGTCTGAAAACTCCTATGTACTTTTTCCTCAGGAATCTGGCGTTTATTGATCTTGGGTACTCCACTGCTATTGGACCAAAAATGTTGGGTAATTTTGTAATGGAGAGAAATACGATCTCCTATGCTGGATGTGCAACACAGCTAGTTGTTTTTATAACATTCATTATAAGTGAACTTTTTATGCTCTCTGTGATGGCTTATGACCGCTATGTAGCCATCTGTAACCCTCTGCTCTACATGGTCATCATGTCAGACAGATTGTGCTGTCTTTTGGTGGCCATCCCATACCTCTACAGTACCTCCCTAGCACTGGTGACCACAATTAAGATTTTTAATTCATCTTCTTGGAAATCTAATGTAATTAGTCATTTCTACTGTGATAGTCTTCCCCTATTAAGTATTTTATGGAATGATGCAAAGGATGTAGAGTTAATAATTCTGAGTCTTTCTGCTGTTAATTTAGTTTCTTCACTGGTAGTTGTTCTTCTTTCATATGCTCTCATTCTTGTGGCCATTCTCAGGATGAACTCTGCTGAAGGCAGACGCAAAGCTTTCTCTACCTGTGGCTCCCATCTCACAGTGGTGGTTGTATTCTATTCAACACTAACTTTTATGTACTTGCAGCCCAAGTCTAGTCACTCCTTTGAcacagataaaatggcttctgTCTTTTATACCCTGGTCATTCCCATGCTCAACCCTTTGATCTATAGCTTGAGAAATAAGGAGGTGAAGGGGGCCTTGAAGAAAGTTCTAGAAAATCGATTCAAATGTGTTCTTTAA
- the LOC100019856 gene encoding olfactory receptor 8K3-like: MDNWNETKWTQVTEFILRGVTDLPELQIPLFIVFLIIYTVTTLGNLGLIILTKIDSRLKTPMYFFLRNLAFIDLGHSTAIGPKMLGNFVMERNTISYAGCATQLVVFITLIISELFMLSVMAYDRYVAICNPLLYMVIMSDRLCCLLVAIPYLYSSSVALVTTIKIFNSSSWKSNIISHFYCDSLPLLSILWNDAKDVELIILSLSAFNLVSSLVVVLLSYALILVAILRMNSAEGRRKAFSTCGSHLTVVVVFYATLTFMYLQPKSSHSFDTDKMASVFYTLVIPMLNPLIYSLRNKEVKGALKKALENRFKCVL, translated from the coding sequence ATGGATAATTGGAATGAAACTAAATGGACTCAAGTAACTGAATTCATTCTCAGGGGTGTCACAGATCTTCCTGAACTTCAGATTCCCCTATTTATTGTGTTCCTCATCATCTACACAGTCACAACTCTGGGTAATCTGGGCTTGATTATCTTGACCAAGATTGATTCTCGTCTGAAAACTCCTATGTACTTTTTCCTCAGGAATCTGGCATTTATTGATCTTGGGCATTCCACTGCTATTGGACCAAAAATGTTGGGTAATTTTGTAATGGAGAGAAACACGATCTCCTATGCTGGATGTGCAACCCAGCTAGTTGTCTTTATAACATTAATTATAAGTGAACTTTTTATGCTTTCCGTGATGGCTTATGACCGCTACGTAGCCATCTGTAACCCTCTGCTCTATATGGTCATCATGTCGGACAGATTGTGCTGTCTTTTGGTGGCCATCCCATACCTCTACAGTTCCTCTGTAGCACTGGTGACCACTATTAAGATTTTTAATTCGTCTTCTTGGAAATCTAATATAATTAGTCATTTCTACTGTGATAGTCTTCCCCTATTAAGTATTTTATGGAATGATGCAAAGGATGTGGAGTTAATAATTTTGAGTCTTTCTGCTTTTAATTTAGTTTCTTCACTGGTAGTTGTTCTTCTTTCATATGCTCTCATTCTTGTGGCCATTCTCAGGATGAACTCTGCTGAAGGCAGACGCAAAGCTTTCTCTACCTGTGGCTCCCATCTCACAGTGGTGGTTGTATTCTATGCAACACTAACTTTTATGTACTTGCAGCCCAAGTCTAGTCACTCCTTTGAcacagataaaatggcttctgTCTTTTATACCCTGGTCATTCCCATGCTCAACCCTTTGATTTATAGCTTGAGAAATAAGGAGGTAAAGGGGGCCTTGAAGAAAGCTCTAGAAAATCGATTCAAATGTGTTCTTTAA